Proteins from a genomic interval of Cupriavidus sp. WKF15:
- a CDS encoding zinc ribbon domain-containing protein, which yields MPVYQYRCEKCGHMFEHTEHVAEHASAHPSCPKCGSQTVQHAPTPFVAKTGRKS from the coding sequence ATGCCTGTCTACCAGTACCGTTGTGAAAAGTGCGGGCACATGTTCGAGCATACCGAGCATGTGGCCGAGCATGCGAGCGCACACCCCAGTTGTCCGAAGTGCGGCAGCCAGACGGTACAGCATGCACCCACGCCGTTCGTGGCGAAGACCGGGCGCAAGAGCTGA
- a CDS encoding arsenic transporter, protein MSSVNAIWIWSIAAFTTAGVLMRPLRLPEAFWAVAGAVLLCLSGLLAVPDALAAVARGLDVYLFLAGMMVISELARKTGLFDHVAALAVRRARGSARSLFLLVYGFGTLVTAFMSNDATAVVLTPAVLAATRAARVKNPLPHLFACAFIANAASFVLPISNPANLVIFGTRMPPLAGWLAHFALPSLVAVVATLAALYWTQRTALAERIDCDVPVPPLSLQAWLTAIGIVLTGLALLIASLRGSDLGWPTCAAGAATLLLVCATRRDLLGPALREISWGVLPMVAGLFVLVAALELTGVIHWLAGIVQAASQHDSLAGLAGIGAAVALGGNVANNLPAGLIASSALAAGHASNAVTGAVLVGIDLGPNLSATGSLATLLWLTALRRDGHMVSAGQFLRLGAIVMPAAMVPTLAILALVR, encoded by the coding sequence ATGTCGAGCGTCAACGCGATATGGATCTGGTCGATCGCCGCCTTCACTACGGCCGGCGTGCTGATGCGGCCGCTGCGCCTGCCCGAGGCGTTCTGGGCCGTTGCCGGCGCCGTGCTGCTTTGCCTGAGCGGCTTGCTGGCCGTGCCCGACGCACTGGCCGCCGTCGCGCGCGGCCTGGATGTCTACCTGTTCCTGGCCGGCATGATGGTGATCTCCGAACTGGCGCGCAAGACGGGACTGTTCGACCATGTGGCGGCACTGGCTGTGCGGCGCGCGCGCGGTTCGGCGCGCAGCTTGTTCCTGCTGGTCTATGGCTTCGGCACGCTGGTCACCGCGTTCATGTCCAACGACGCCACCGCCGTGGTGCTGACGCCCGCGGTGCTGGCCGCCACGCGTGCGGCCAGGGTGAAAAACCCGCTGCCACACCTGTTCGCCTGCGCCTTCATCGCCAACGCGGCCAGCTTCGTGCTACCGATTTCCAATCCGGCCAACCTCGTGATCTTCGGCACGCGCATGCCGCCGCTGGCCGGCTGGCTGGCCCACTTTGCACTGCCATCGCTGGTGGCCGTGGTGGCCACGCTGGCGGCGCTGTACTGGACGCAGCGCACGGCGCTGGCCGAGCGCATCGACTGCGACGTGCCGGTACCGCCGCTGAGCCTGCAGGCGTGGCTGACGGCGATTGGCATTGTGCTGACCGGGCTGGCGCTGCTGATCGCCTCGCTGCGCGGCAGCGACCTGGGCTGGCCCACGTGCGCGGCAGGCGCGGCCACGCTGCTGCTGGTGTGCGCGACGCGGCGCGACCTGCTGGGGCCGGCCTTGCGCGAGATTTCCTGGGGCGTGCTGCCCATGGTGGCCGGGCTGTTCGTGCTGGTGGCGGCGCTGGAACTTACCGGCGTCATCCACTGGCTCGCCGGCATCGTGCAGGCAGCCTCGCAACACGACAGCCTGGCCGGGCTTGCGGGCATCGGCGCGGCAGTGGCACTGGGCGGCAACGTCGCCAACAACCTTCCGGCGGGGCTGATCGCCTCATCGGCGCTGGCGGCGGGTCATGCGTCCAACGCGGTGACTGGCGCGGTGCTGGTGGGCATCGACCTGGGGCCGAACCTGTCGGCGACCGGATCCCTGGCCACGCTGCTTTGGCTGACTGCCCTGCGGCGGGACGGACATATGGTCAGCGCCGGCCAGTTCCTGCGGCTCGGCGCGATTGTCATGCCGGCAGCCATGGTGCCGACGCTCGCGATCCTGGCACTGGTACGCTGA
- a CDS encoding alpha/beta hydrolase, with protein MSSLMRRALAATLVTASGFACYWTYLSVNQGRLLFDARRRPPRDLPDGIISYSHLVPGGVLRGYIYHAPGDTVRDLLFYLPGRGEDVLETLQYACWLPPGMGFATFDYRGLGHSDGQPTEAAAVADASQFLLHLRRIFPGTRAHVVGRSLGTGVAIQLADLQDFESLQLITPYDSMLELVRQRFPLVPLRQLMRHHFDSISHCKKVVQSTKVLLAEVDDVVPHACSERLVAAWPGPVTLQTMPGTDHFTIVERRETWLALCEFARQVQHDPLPDTPRTPPPDHDESGVPLPLARFR; from the coding sequence ATGTCATCCCTCATGCGCCGCGCGCTGGCCGCCACGCTGGTGACCGCGAGCGGCTTTGCCTGCTACTGGACCTACCTCAGCGTCAACCAGGGGCGCCTGCTGTTCGATGCACGCCGCCGCCCTCCGCGGGACCTGCCCGACGGTATCATCAGCTATTCGCACCTGGTGCCGGGCGGTGTACTGCGCGGCTACATCTACCACGCGCCAGGCGACACGGTCCGTGACCTCCTGTTCTACCTGCCAGGCCGTGGCGAAGATGTGCTCGAAACGCTGCAATATGCTTGCTGGCTGCCGCCCGGCATGGGCTTCGCAACCTTCGACTACCGCGGACTCGGACATTCCGACGGCCAGCCCACCGAGGCCGCCGCCGTCGCCGACGCCAGCCAGTTCCTGCTGCACCTGCGCCGCATCTTCCCCGGCACGCGGGCCCATGTCGTGGGCCGCAGCCTGGGCACTGGCGTGGCGATCCAGCTTGCCGACCTGCAGGACTTTGAAAGCCTGCAGCTCATCACGCCCTATGACTCGATGCTGGAACTGGTGCGCCAGCGCTTTCCGCTGGTCCCGCTGCGGCAGCTGATGCGCCACCATTTCGATTCCATTTCACATTGCAAGAAAGTGGTGCAAAGCACCAAGGTGCTGCTGGCCGAGGTCGATGACGTGGTGCCGCATGCCTGCTCGGAACGGCTGGTCGCCGCCTGGCCGGGTCCGGTAACGCTGCAGACCATGCCCGGCACGGATCACTTCACCATTGTCGAGCGGCGGGAAACCTGGCTGGCATTGTGCGAGTTCGCGCGCCAGGTGCAGCACGATCCCCTCCCCGACACCCCGCGCACCCCGCCGCCGGACCACGACGAGTCAGGTGTGCCGCTTCCGCTGGCCCGGTTCCGCTAG
- a CDS encoding arsenite efflux pump ArsB — MLLYVATVPLPQPTMEADVVEHHGRAVRVSAPRLRWQGALSQRAGSPVQIDAQG; from the coding sequence ATGTTGCTATATGTCGCCACGGTGCCGCTGCCCCAGCCCACGATGGAAGCGGACGTCGTGGAACATCATGGGCGCGCCGTGCGCGTGAGCGCGCCGCGCCTGCGCTGGCAGGGGGCGCTGTCGCAGCGCGCTGGCAGCCCGGTCCAGATTGACGCTCAGGGCTGA
- a CDS encoding ATP-binding protein: MQQLLDSTRVSLASAFDTLADNARRQQHLYSATIAVLIALVVFAGIVLAALETDQHLSLQQSQVARYAASLSERLESEAAFLKRSVLGVRRYREAGLAQMPDPATVAAVRATGVARIADTLAGHDYYLMAAAATRRAWGTSLPAQLARLQQIALGTLATQQAFGLDHRVYVLSLENDSAVILMREPPAAQATVSVRPALIDTLRDTITQAMLDRTGHALPHGSEQVWAGPVRDPLTGTMVMLSVGAAYSGDTPTVLLVACVPVGDFLTLIEGPGEPAQLALLNPAGEAIDVAAPALPAEGLVVSVILSQARRQPRNLSHYTRRGVLMVQPLKPAFGTLVCFLPYALLVPALAPALAVILGVALLLIGAIVLSARYWDRQLLRRTHSEAARALENEILNQILVSATPVGLCIVRQRDYVVLTSNQLAQSLLRLDRVDTLPAPVTEAFERQPPSTETGQLAPIARFTVAAPGCRGDDSDEDSGDGDTQRYLQVTYAPARYRDDKVLFCAVQDVTTQQALEQQLRSAQQATEAMMRARSRFFAAMSHEIRTPLNALIGNLELLARSPGLESHAQRLQALGTAADGLRRIVNDILDFSKIDAGKLQLESKPFQLAHALEGLALTYAPMATERGIRLSLQLAPELDREVCGDCMRLTQVVNNLLNNAFKFTTSGRITLSGSYGTDAQGRHTLTCRVSDSGIGMPPALSERVFQPFVQGDAVAASRYGGTGLGLSICARLCELMGGSIGVQSVQDVGSAFTITVPLPPAGDDAAAGNGPGVMPARRGNVMVLCHDTGTGKCLEAWLATAGWRTHVLASLAAAREHLESHHPQVIVATEEYHPDAFAALHALSSAPMVWLTPEGPHRPRQRAPGILEVTSFSHSALLACVASALPGPPDGTASSPAAGDAEPPTAHASLPLPDSAGLTILVAEDNPLNQALIGEQLRALGCRPIVTGNGKQALAVAETTHVDAVLTDIHMPFMNGYALLDALRALHPGLPVLAFSALAQQEQGEDWQQRGFSGYITKPASLRELGQALRDLPTTQAHEVQAASADQEHYTGLLREQLQTDLPELAQILAERDVRALQRWAHRAAGGFRIVRQRALQGHCREVERICLGEHRWTPAIAAAGEALQTLAQRYTGHAPSASAQDRP; this comes from the coding sequence ATGCAGCAGCTCCTCGACAGTACCCGCGTGTCGCTGGCGAGCGCCTTCGACACGCTCGCGGACAATGCCCGCCGGCAACAGCATCTGTACTCGGCGACCATCGCCGTGCTGATCGCGCTGGTGGTATTCGCCGGCATCGTGCTCGCGGCGCTCGAAACAGACCAGCACCTGAGCCTGCAGCAAAGCCAGGTTGCCCGGTATGCCGCCTCCCTCTCGGAGCGCCTGGAAAGCGAGGCCGCCTTCCTGAAGCGCAGCGTCCTTGGCGTGCGTCGCTACCGTGAAGCGGGTCTGGCACAGATGCCGGACCCGGCCACGGTAGCCGCCGTCCGCGCGACCGGCGTTGCCCGCATTGCCGACACGCTCGCCGGACATGACTACTACCTGATGGCAGCGGCCGCGACCCGGCGGGCCTGGGGCACTTCCCTGCCCGCGCAGCTTGCACGCCTGCAGCAGATTGCGCTGGGCACGCTCGCGACGCAGCAAGCCTTTGGCCTTGACCACCGGGTCTACGTCCTTTCGCTTGAGAACGACAGTGCGGTCATCCTCATGCGGGAGCCACCTGCCGCGCAAGCCACGGTGTCGGTCCGTCCCGCGCTGATCGACACGCTGCGCGACACCATCACGCAAGCGATGCTGGACCGAACCGGCCATGCGCTACCGCATGGCAGCGAGCAGGTCTGGGCCGGTCCGGTGCGGGATCCGCTGACCGGCACGATGGTCATGCTGAGCGTCGGGGCGGCATATTCGGGGGATACACCGACCGTACTGCTTGTCGCATGCGTGCCGGTCGGCGACTTCCTGACACTGATCGAAGGCCCCGGAGAACCGGCGCAGCTCGCCCTGCTCAATCCAGCCGGCGAGGCCATCGACGTTGCCGCCCCGGCCTTGCCGGCCGAAGGCCTGGTGGTCAGCGTCATCCTGTCGCAGGCGCGGCGCCAGCCGCGCAATCTGTCGCACTACACGCGCCGCGGCGTGTTGATGGTGCAGCCACTGAAGCCCGCGTTCGGCACGCTGGTCTGTTTCCTGCCGTACGCGCTGCTGGTGCCGGCGCTTGCCCCCGCGCTGGCCGTGATCCTCGGCGTGGCGCTGCTGCTGATCGGTGCCATCGTTCTGAGTGCGCGCTACTGGGACCGCCAGCTGCTGCGCCGGACCCATTCGGAGGCGGCGCGCGCGCTGGAGAACGAGATCCTGAACCAGATCCTCGTCAGCGCCACGCCTGTCGGCCTGTGCATCGTCCGGCAGCGCGACTACGTGGTGCTGACATCAAACCAGCTTGCGCAGTCACTGCTGCGGCTGGACCGGGTCGACACCTTGCCCGCGCCGGTGACGGAGGCCTTCGAACGCCAGCCACCGTCCACCGAAACCGGGCAGCTCGCACCGATCGCACGCTTCACCGTCGCTGCGCCAGGCTGCCGCGGCGACGACAGCGATGAGGACAGCGGTGACGGCGACACGCAGCGCTACCTGCAGGTCACGTATGCGCCCGCGCGCTACCGCGACGACAAGGTCCTGTTCTGTGCCGTGCAGGACGTCACCACCCAGCAGGCGCTGGAACAGCAGTTGCGCTCGGCACAGCAGGCCACCGAGGCCATGATGCGTGCGCGATCGCGCTTCTTCGCGGCCATGAGCCACGAAATCCGCACGCCGCTCAATGCCCTGATTGGCAACCTCGAACTGCTCGCGCGCAGCCCTGGGCTGGAAAGCCACGCCCAGCGGCTGCAGGCGCTGGGCACCGCGGCGGACGGCCTGCGGCGCATCGTCAACGACATCCTGGACTTCTCGAAGATCGATGCCGGCAAGCTGCAACTGGAGAGCAAGCCATTCCAGCTGGCCCACGCGCTGGAAGGCCTGGCGCTGACTTACGCGCCCATGGCCACGGAACGCGGCATCCGGCTCAGCCTGCAACTGGCCCCCGAACTGGACCGCGAAGTGTGCGGGGACTGCATGCGTCTGACGCAGGTCGTCAATAACCTGCTGAACAACGCCTTCAAGTTCACCACGAGCGGCCGCATCACGCTCAGCGGCAGCTACGGAACGGACGCGCAGGGCCGGCATACGCTGACCTGCCGCGTCAGCGACTCGGGCATCGGCATGCCGCCCGCGCTGAGCGAACGCGTCTTCCAGCCCTTCGTGCAAGGCGATGCCGTCGCCGCCAGCCGCTACGGCGGCACCGGTCTCGGTTTGTCGATCTGCGCGCGCCTGTGCGAGCTGATGGGCGGCAGCATCGGCGTGCAGAGCGTGCAGGACGTGGGCAGTGCCTTCACCATTACCGTGCCATTGCCGCCAGCCGGCGACGATGCGGCGGCTGGCAACGGACCCGGCGTCATGCCCGCCCGTCGCGGCAATGTCATGGTGCTGTGCCATGACACCGGGACCGGCAAATGCCTGGAAGCCTGGCTGGCCACTGCGGGTTGGCGAACCCACGTGCTGGCATCGCTGGCCGCCGCCCGCGAACACCTGGAAAGCCACCATCCGCAGGTGATTGTCGCCACCGAGGAATACCATCCGGACGCGTTCGCGGCACTGCATGCGCTGAGTTCCGCGCCCATGGTCTGGCTGACGCCGGAAGGCCCCCACCGGCCCCGGCAACGCGCACCCGGCATCCTCGAAGTGACGAGCTTCAGCCACAGCGCCCTGCTCGCCTGCGTGGCATCCGCGCTGCCGGGCCCGCCGGACGGAACCGCATCGTCGCCCGCGGCCGGTGACGCGGAGCCGCCCACGGCGCACGCGTCGTTGCCCTTGCCCGATTCCGCCGGGCTGACCATCCTCGTCGCCGAGGACAATCCGCTGAACCAGGCGCTGATCGGCGAACAACTGCGCGCCCTGGGTTGCCGGCCCATCGTCACCGGTAACGGCAAGCAGGCACTGGCGGTCGCGGAAACGACCCATGTGGATGCCGTCCTGACCGACATCCACATGCCGTTCATGAACGGCTACGCCCTGCTGGATGCCCTGCGCGCCTTGCATCCCGGCCTGCCGGTACTCGCGTTCAGCGCCCTTGCCCAACAGGAGCAGGGCGAGGACTGGCAGCAGCGCGGCTTCAGCGGCTACATCACCAAGCCCGCGTCGTTGCGCGAGCTTGGCCAGGCGCTGCGCGACTTGCCCACCACGCAGGCACACGAGGTGCAGGCCGCCAGTGCCGACCAGGAACACTACACGGGCCTGCTGCGCGAACAACTGCAGACCGACTTGCCCGAGCTTGCGCAAATCCTGGCCGAGAGGGACGTGCGGGCACTGCAGCGATGGGCGCATCGCGCCGCGGGCGGATTCAGGATCGTCCGGCAGCGCGCGCTGCAAGGGCACTGCCGCGAAGTCGAGCGGATCTGCCTCGGAGAGCACCGCTGGACTCCGGCCATTGCCGCCGCAGGCGAAGCATTGCAGACGCTGGCGCAGCGCTACACCGGCCATGCCCCGTCGGCAAGCGCGCAGGACCGCCCCTGA
- a CDS encoding response regulator transcription factor, whose amino-acid sequence MNEPLIRVAIADDHPLVVTALRDCLQRSARFQVACECNSGSGLVQALDAQAADIAITDFCMGHGDATLDGFNLLNRLARRHRGTRIVVVSAQSNAAIIRRAVKLGARAFVSKEDELEETLRACLHVMGSDSPYYSPYVRRILDNAAMADAPATDLTPRELEVVRLYAQGMQLIEIAAKLGRSVSTISSQKTVAMRKLGVHTNTGLIRYAYENGLI is encoded by the coding sequence ATGAATGAACCGCTCATACGTGTGGCCATTGCCGATGACCACCCGCTGGTCGTCACCGCCCTGCGCGACTGCCTGCAGCGGTCCGCACGTTTCCAGGTCGCCTGCGAATGCAATAGCGGCTCCGGGCTGGTCCAGGCGCTCGACGCGCAAGCGGCCGACATCGCCATCACCGACTTCTGCATGGGCCACGGCGATGCCACGCTGGATGGCTTCAACCTGCTCAACCGGCTGGCACGGCGCCATCGCGGCACGCGCATCGTCGTGGTCAGCGCGCAGTCGAACGCGGCCATCATCCGGCGCGCCGTCAAGCTAGGCGCGCGCGCCTTCGTCAGCAAGGAGGATGAACTCGAAGAGACCTTGCGCGCCTGCCTCCATGTCATGGGCAGCGACAGCCCCTACTACTCGCCCTACGTACGCAGGATTCTCGACAACGCGGCCATGGCGGATGCCCCCGCTACCGATCTCACGCCGCGCGAGCTGGAAGTCGTCAGGCTCTATGCGCAGGGCATGCAGCTCATTGAAATCGCGGCCAAGCTCGGGCGTTCGGTCAGCACCATATCGAGCCAGAAGACCGTTGCCATGCGCAAGCTCGGCGTGCATACCAATACCGGCCTGATCCGCTACGCCTACGAGAACGGACTGATCTGA
- the folE gene encoding GTP cyclohydrolase I, whose amino-acid sequence MTDKDAAHHGAKKAPGDAGPGRGEPGVSDRIRSRLLAARERFHANDNIARYIEPGELDALQEEVQARLEDVLRALVIDVDQDHNTRETARRVAKMYLKEIFAGRYAKPPAVTEFPNVEQLSELMIVGPIRVRSACSHHLCPIIGKLWVGVMPNQHSNLIGLSKYARLAEWIMCRPQIQEEAVAQVADLLQEKMKPDGLAIVMEAEHFCMHWRGVRDTDAKMTNSVMRGSFLKDGSLRREFLALLNRNGK is encoded by the coding sequence ATGACAGACAAGGATGCGGCGCATCACGGCGCAAAGAAGGCACCCGGCGACGCCGGTCCGGGGCGCGGCGAGCCAGGCGTATCGGACCGTATCCGCTCCCGCCTGCTGGCCGCCCGGGAACGCTTCCATGCCAATGACAATATCGCCCGCTATATCGAGCCGGGCGAGCTCGACGCGCTCCAGGAAGAAGTGCAGGCACGCCTGGAAGACGTGCTGCGCGCGCTGGTGATCGACGTGGACCAGGACCACAACACGCGCGAAACCGCGCGCCGCGTGGCCAAGATGTACCTGAAGGAGATCTTCGCGGGGCGCTACGCCAAGCCTCCTGCGGTGACGGAGTTTCCCAACGTGGAGCAGCTCAGCGAGCTGATGATCGTCGGGCCCATCCGCGTGCGCAGCGCCTGTTCGCACCACCTGTGCCCGATCATCGGCAAACTATGGGTGGGCGTGATGCCGAACCAGCATTCCAACCTGATCGGCCTGTCCAAGTACGCGCGCCTGGCCGAATGGATCATGTGCCGGCCACAGATCCAGGAAGAAGCCGTGGCCCAGGTGGCCGACCTGCTGCAGGAGAAGATGAAGCCCGATGGCCTGGCCATCGTGATGGAGGCCGAGCACTTCTGCATGCACTGGCGCGGCGTGCGCGACACCGACGCCAAGATGACCAACAGCGTGATGCGCGGCTCCTTCCTGAAGGACGGCAGCCTGCGCCGCGAATTCCTCGCGCTGCTCAACCGCAACGGCAAATAG
- a CDS encoding BLUF domain-containing protein — protein MLVRLLYASRARQAIDAAMLDAILATSLERNPRHGITGVLCHGNGVFLQALEGERQEVSRLFQAIARDPRHHDVVLLHLEDICERDFSGWSMGQVNAARINTATLLRFSARAELDPFCTSGQASLALLRELSAGASVVARAAERGRP, from the coding sequence ATGCTCGTCCGCCTGCTCTATGCCAGCCGTGCCCGCCAGGCGATCGACGCCGCCATGCTCGACGCCATCCTGGCCACCAGCCTGGAACGCAATCCGCGCCACGGCATCACCGGCGTGCTATGCCACGGCAACGGCGTCTTCCTGCAGGCGCTGGAAGGCGAGCGCCAGGAAGTGTCCCGCCTGTTCCAGGCGATCGCGCGCGATCCGCGCCACCATGACGTGGTGCTGCTGCACCTGGAAGACATCTGCGAGCGCGACTTCTCCGGCTGGTCCATGGGCCAGGTCAATGCCGCACGCATCAACACCGCCACCTTGCTGCGATTTTCCGCGCGCGCGGAACTGGACCCGTTCTGTACGTCCGGACAGGCCTCGCTGGCGCTGCTCCGGGAATTGAGCGCCGGCGCATCGGTCGTGGCCCGCGCGGCCGAACGGGGCCGGCCCTGA
- a CDS encoding PBP1A family penicillin-binding protein, producing the protein MKKFAVKAGGAALALAAAGVLLAGFAAVVSLRQLPPVDALREYRPDVPLRIFTSDNVQIGEFGSEHREFIPFEKMPRQMTQALLAAEDDQFYEHDGIDVPGIFRAALANLGRGYAQGASTITMQVARNFYLSREKTLARKWYEILLAWKIDRTLSKDRILEVYMNQVYLGEHAYGFGSAAHAYFGKPLDRLSLAETAMLAGLPKAPSTINPVANFTRAKRRQEYVLGRMLALGMISQDQYREARSARLEIAPDSAGQFAGHAEYVAELARQLARDRFGDEAYTRGLNVYTTVSSVRQTMAHDAVRRGLDGYGRRHRLAGPDSGPQAALVSLDGDTGAIEAMVGGADFATNRFNHATQALRQPGSTFKPFIYAAALERGVSPGTLINDAPLGNGSRWQPSNDDGRFLGAVTVRQALADSRNLPAIRTLQTIGIPYAVEFASRFGFSPKRLPRYLPLALGTGTTSPLRLAAAYSVFANQGHRVEPYLISRITDSEGNVLFAADTGAQPPRVISERNAFVMDSLLRSVVDDGTGTGVRRYLHREDVAGKTGTTNDAADGWFAGYAGNVVTVAWMGFDDNHSLGAREFGATTALPIWASYMEGRLAGIPARDAAAPSGVVRSAGDWMYAEYAEGNQGIASLGFPAPPPAPASAQDTSAAPVTSEAVGLPGQAATPGVRDDRTSL; encoded by the coding sequence ATGAAAAAATTTGCAGTCAAGGCAGGCGGCGCCGCGCTGGCGCTGGCTGCGGCCGGCGTGCTGCTCGCCGGTTTCGCCGCGGTCGTCAGCCTGCGGCAGCTTCCCCCCGTCGATGCGCTGCGCGAGTACCGCCCGGACGTGCCGCTGCGGATCTTCACCAGCGACAACGTGCAGATCGGCGAGTTCGGCAGCGAGCACCGCGAATTCATCCCGTTCGAGAAGATGCCGCGCCAGATGACGCAGGCGCTGCTTGCCGCCGAGGACGACCAGTTCTACGAGCACGACGGCATCGACGTCCCGGGAATCTTCCGCGCCGCGCTGGCCAACCTGGGCCGAGGCTATGCGCAGGGCGCCTCCACGATCACGATGCAGGTGGCGCGCAACTTCTACCTGTCGCGCGAGAAGACGCTCGCGCGCAAGTGGTACGAGATCCTGCTGGCCTGGAAGATCGACCGTACGCTTTCGAAGGACCGCATCCTCGAGGTGTACATGAACCAGGTCTACCTGGGCGAGCATGCCTACGGCTTTGGCAGCGCGGCCCACGCCTATTTCGGCAAGCCGCTGGACCGGCTTTCGCTGGCCGAAACCGCCATGCTGGCAGGGCTGCCCAAGGCGCCCTCCACCATCAACCCGGTGGCGAACTTCACGCGCGCCAAGCGCCGCCAGGAATACGTGCTCGGGCGCATGCTGGCGCTCGGCATGATCAGCCAGGACCAGTACCGCGAAGCACGCTCCGCCCGGCTGGAGATTGCCCCCGACAGTGCCGGCCAGTTCGCCGGCCACGCGGAATATGTCGCGGAACTCGCGCGCCAGCTGGCACGCGACCGGTTCGGCGATGAAGCCTACACGCGCGGCCTGAACGTCTACACCACGGTGTCGTCGGTGCGGCAGACCATGGCCCACGACGCCGTGCGGCGCGGCCTGGACGGATACGGGCGGCGCCATCGACTCGCCGGTCCGGACAGCGGGCCGCAGGCAGCCCTGGTTTCGCTGGATGGCGACACGGGTGCCATCGAGGCCATGGTCGGCGGCGCCGACTTTGCCACCAATCGCTTCAACCATGCCACGCAGGCGCTGCGACAGCCGGGCTCGACCTTCAAACCCTTTATCTATGCGGCGGCGCTGGAACGCGGCGTGTCGCCGGGCACGCTGATCAACGATGCGCCGCTGGGCAACGGCTCGCGCTGGCAGCCGTCCAACGACGACGGCCGCTTCCTGGGCGCGGTCACGGTGCGCCAGGCCCTGGCCGACTCGCGCAACCTGCCGGCCATCCGCACGCTACAGACCATCGGCATTCCGTACGCGGTGGAATTCGCCAGCCGCTTCGGCTTTTCGCCCAAGCGGCTGCCGCGCTACCTGCCGCTGGCGCTGGGCACCGGCACGACGTCGCCGCTGCGGCTGGCGGCGGCCTACTCGGTGTTCGCCAACCAGGGCCATCGCGTCGAGCCATACCTGATCTCGCGCATTACCGACAGCGAGGGCAATGTGCTGTTTGCCGCCGACACCGGTGCGCAGCCGCCGCGCGTCATCAGCGAACGCAATGCCTTCGTGATGGACAGCCTGCTGCGCAGCGTGGTGGATGACGGCACCGGCACGGGCGTTCGACGCTACCTGCACCGGGAAGATGTCGCGGGCAAGACCGGCACCACCAACGACGCTGCCGACGGCTGGTTCGCCGGCTATGCCGGCAACGTGGTCACGGTGGCCTGGATGGGCTTTGACGATAACCACAGCCTGGGTGCCCGCGAATTCGGCGCGACCACGGCGCTGCCGATCTGGGCGTCGTATATGGAAGGCCGGCTCGCAGGCATCCCTGCGCGCGATGCCGCTGCGCCGTCCGGTGTCGTGCGCAGCGCGGGTGACTGGATGTATGCCGAGTACGCCGAAGGCAATCAGGGGATTGCCTCGCTGGGATTCCCGGCACCGCCGCCCGCGCCGGCGTCGGCACAGGACACTTCCGCCGCCCCCGTCACCAGCGAAGCCGTGGGCCTGCCCGGCCAGGCCGCCACGCCCGGCGTGCGCGACGACCGGACCAGCCTGTAG